One segment of Phaeacidiphilus oryzae TH49 DNA contains the following:
- a CDS encoding IclR family transcriptional regulator — protein MPRLTPALARGLDILELFLEPGDADAGASGLSAPEVARATGLPRTTVHELLTTLSARGYLRKDEPTGRFHLGLRVFQLGNAYGERLDLVTAGQRIAREIAAECGETVNVGVLDGPDVVYMAKVESRQAVRMVSAVGRRVPACCTALGKALIAYQPDDVVRGLYLGAEGGLPRLTGASLTEPDALLAQLAETRRTGLAFEYGESTPQVSCAAAPVRDHRGSVVASVSVSVPDMRWSQRAAEEWAGFAVEGASRLSRQLGAR, from the coding sequence ATGCCCCGGCTCACTCCGGCCCTCGCCCGCGGTCTGGACATCCTGGAGCTCTTCCTGGAGCCCGGGGACGCGGACGCCGGCGCGTCCGGGCTGTCCGCCCCGGAGGTGGCCCGCGCCACCGGACTGCCCCGCACCACCGTCCACGAACTCCTCACCACCCTCTCCGCCCGCGGCTATCTCCGCAAGGACGAGCCCACCGGCCGCTTCCATCTCGGCCTCCGGGTCTTCCAGTTGGGCAACGCCTACGGGGAGCGGCTGGACCTGGTGACGGCGGGGCAGCGGATCGCCCGGGAGATCGCCGCCGAGTGCGGCGAGACGGTCAACGTCGGGGTGCTGGACGGGCCGGACGTGGTCTACATGGCGAAGGTGGAGAGCCGGCAGGCGGTGCGGATGGTGTCGGCGGTCGGCCGCCGGGTGCCGGCCTGCTGCACCGCCCTCGGCAAGGCGCTGATCGCCTACCAGCCGGACGACGTGGTGCGCGGGCTCTACCTGGGCGCGGAGGGCGGCCTGCCCCGGCTGACCGGCGCCTCGCTCACCGAACCCGACGCCCTGCTGGCCCAGTTGGCCGAGACCAGGCGGACCGGCCTGGCCTTCGAGTACGGCGAGTCCACCCCGCAGGTGAGTTGCGCGGCGGCGCCGGTGCGGGACCACCGGGGGTCGGTGGTCGCCTCGGTCAGCGTCTCGGTGCCGGACATGCGCTGGTCCCAGCGGGCGGCCGAGGAGTGGGCCGGGTTCGCGGTGGAGGGCGCCTCCCGGCTCTCCCGGCAGCTCGGGGCGCGCTGA